The proteins below come from a single Magallana gigas chromosome 10, xbMagGiga1.1, whole genome shotgun sequence genomic window:
- the LOC105339584 gene encoding uncharacterized protein isoform X1, with amino-acid sequence MGSEVLVRFNMTGLYAVLGLVVFILTDTASARSKYRIVEYNKRVTSWKDARDACRRTRGWDLAKIENRQESEALKYLLATECNNGGDGWFIGGRSENGVWKWADNSRMLFDDFPPVLRSSITGARPTSTVINYAVIFKADTQRDIQWGYVAPRPTPRMGYVCENMNC; translated from the exons ATGGGCAGCGAAGTACTAGTTAG ATTCAATATGACTGGACTATATGCTGTTCTTGGGcttgttgttttcattttgactg ACACGGCCAGTGCCAGGAGTAAGTACCGTATCGTGGAGTACAACAAAAGGGTCACTTCCTGGAAGGATGCACGTGACGCGTGCCGCCGGACAAGAGGCTGGGACCTGGCTAAGATTGAAAACAGGCAGGAGAGCGAGGCCTTGAAATACCTTCTCGCCACGGAATGCA ACAACGGAGGTGATGGGTGGTTCATTGGCGGGAGGTCCGAAAATGGCGTCTGGAAATGGGCAGACAACTCACGAATGCTGTTCGATGACTTCCCTCCCGTACTGCGCTCTTCTATTACTGGTGCTCGACCAACGTCCACGGTTATCAATTATGCTGTCATATTCAAGGCAGATACCCAGAGAGATATCCAGTGGGGATATGTGGCCCCTCGACCTACTCCCAGAATGGGCTACGTCTGTGAAAACATGAACTGTTAG
- the LOC105339584 gene encoding uncharacterized protein isoform X2, which yields MTGLYAVLGLVVFILTDTASARSKYRIVEYNKRVTSWKDARDACRRTRGWDLAKIENRQESEALKYLLATECNNGGDGWFIGGRSENGVWKWADNSRMLFDDFPPVLRSSITGARPTSTVINYAVIFKADTQRDIQWGYVAPRPTPRMGYVCENMNC from the exons ATGACTGGACTATATGCTGTTCTTGGGcttgttgttttcattttgactg ACACGGCCAGTGCCAGGAGTAAGTACCGTATCGTGGAGTACAACAAAAGGGTCACTTCCTGGAAGGATGCACGTGACGCGTGCCGCCGGACAAGAGGCTGGGACCTGGCTAAGATTGAAAACAGGCAGGAGAGCGAGGCCTTGAAATACCTTCTCGCCACGGAATGCA ACAACGGAGGTGATGGGTGGTTCATTGGCGGGAGGTCCGAAAATGGCGTCTGGAAATGGGCAGACAACTCACGAATGCTGTTCGATGACTTCCCTCCCGTACTGCGCTCTTCTATTACTGGTGCTCGACCAACGTCCACGGTTATCAATTATGCTGTCATATTCAAGGCAGATACCCAGAGAGATATCCAGTGGGGATATGTGGCCCCTCGACCTACTCCCAGAATGGGCTACGTCTGTGAAAACATGAACTGTTAG